Proteins found in one Vitis riparia cultivar Riparia Gloire de Montpellier isolate 1030 unplaced genomic scaffold, EGFV_Vit.rip_1.0 scaffold727_pilon_pilon, whole genome shotgun sequence genomic segment:
- the LOC117910383 gene encoding 50S ribosomal protein L2, chloroplastic gives MAIHLYKTSTPSTRNRAVDSQVKSNPRNNLIYGQHRCGKGRNARGIITAGHRGGGHKRLYRKIDFRRNEKDIYGRIVTIEYDPNRNAYICLIHYGDGEKRYILHPRGAIIGDTIVSGTEVPIKMGNALPLTDMPLGTAIHNIEITLGKGGQLARAAGAVAKLIAKEGKSATLKLPSGEVRLISKNCSATVGQVGNVGVNQKSLGRAGSKCWLGKRPVVRGVVMNPVDHPHGGGEGRAPIGRKKPTTPWGYPALGRRSRKRNKYSDNLILRRRSK, from the exons ATGGCGATACATTTATACAAAACTTCTACCCCGAGCACACGCAATAGAGCCGTAGACAGTCAAGTGAAATCCAATCCACGAAATAATTTGATCTATGGACAGCATCGTTGTGGTAAAGGTCGTAATGCCAGAGGAATCATTACCGCAGGGCATAGAGGGGGAGGTCATAAGCGTCTATACCGTAAAATCGATTTTCGACGGAATGAAAAAGACATATATGGTAGAATCGTAACCATAGAATACGACCCTAATCGAAATGCATACATTTGTCTCATACACTATGGGGATGGTGAGAAGAGATATATTTTACATCCCAGAGGGGCTATAATTGGAGATACCATTGTTTCTGGTACAGAAGTTCCTATAAAAATGGGAAATGCCCTACCTTTGA CCGATATGCCCTTAGGCACGGCCATACATAACATAGAAATCACACTTGGAAAGGGTGGACAATTAGCTAGAGCAGCGGGTGCTGTAGCGAAACTGATTGCAAAAGAGGGGAAATCGGCCACATTAAAATTACCTTCTGGGGAGGTCCGTTTGATATCCAAAAACTGCTCAGCAACAGTCGGACAGGTGGGAAATGTTGGGGTGAACCAGAAAAGTTTGGGTAGAGCCGGATCTAAGTGTTGGCTAGGTAAGCGTCCTGTAGTAAGAGGAGTAGTTATGAACCCTGTAGACCATCCCCATGGGGGTGGTGAGGGGAGAGCCCCAATTGGTAGAAAAAAACCCACAACCCCTTGGGGTTATCCTGCACTTGGAAGAAGAAGTagaaaaaggaataaatatAGCGATAATTTGATTCTTCGCCGCCGTAGTAAGTAG